In one Pelecanus crispus isolate bPelCri1 chromosome 12, bPelCri1.pri, whole genome shotgun sequence genomic region, the following are encoded:
- the DERL2 gene encoding derlin-2 isoform X3 translates to MAYQTFRQEYLQVPPVTRAYTTACVLTTAAVQLELITPFQLYFNPELIFKHFQALPLGIYIFS, encoded by the exons ATGGCGTACCAGACCTTCCGGCAGGAGTACCTGCAGGTGCCGCCCGTTACGCGGGCCTACACCACGGCCTGCGTCCTCACCACCGCCGCCGTG caaTTAGAACTAATCACACCCTTTCAGCTGTACTTCAACCctgaattaatatttaaacaCTTTCAA GCATTGCCGTTgggcatatatattttttcttag